The genomic DNA AAGGCGTCGCAACCGGCCGGCAGCGCCGGTTCACTCGTCGAAATTGAGCGAGGCGCAGCGAAACTGGCTCATCCGGGGCCTCGACCAGCCTGGCGGCAAGCTTCCTCTATTCGACGCCGAGGGCCAGCGCGTCGATCGGCGTACGATCCGAAGCTGTGTCGAGAATGGCTGGGCGGAGCCGTGGTTCAAAAACCCGCTGAAGCCCGATTGGCTCGTCTGCAAGCTCACCCCCGCCGGCCGCGCGCTCCTCGACTAGTAACACGCGGCACCGCGAGCCTCAGGCCGCCCGCATCTCCATAAGGCAATCGTCGGCGAGCGGCTCGAGCGGCGTGAAATCCCGATGATGCTTGTATTCCGGCCGCTGCATCGTCGTCTGGCGATTGGAGACCGGATTGACGATCAGCGAAAAGATGCGCCGGTCCCACGGCGAGAGGTTCGGCGGGCTCGCGTGAACCAGGCAATCGCCGAAGATGAGCGCCGTGCCGGCGGGACCCGTTGCGGAAAACAATCCGGCTTCCGTGACGAGTGTTGATACGATTTCGCGCCCCACGCACCAAAGCGGATAGCTGGTCGAGGTTGTGTCGAGGAATGCGGGTGCCGGGCCATGGCGATGGGAACCGGCGATGAAATAGAGCGGCCCGTTGAATTCGTTTACATCATCGAGAAAGACGTGGAGGTTGAGCGCCAACGGCCGCGGCACGCCGTCCTCGCGATGGTGGGTCGCGAAATCGTAGTGCCATTGCCAGGCTTCGCCCTCGAAGGCCGCCTTCACGTTCACCTTCACCTGCTGCGCGTAAACATCCTCGCCGAGAAGCTGGAACGCCGGCTCGAGAAGGCGCGGATGGCGCACGAGTCGCTCGAAGATGGGGTTTCGCAGGTGGAGCGCCATCGCGGTCCGCACTTCCCCGCTCCGCTTCTCGCGGACGTTGGCCGGCGAATCCTCGCCGATGACCGTCTCGAACGCGGCGCGCAGGCTCGCGATCTCGCGCGCCGAAAAAAGGTTCGGCAGCACGAGAAAGCCGTCCCGCCCGAAATCGCCAAGTTGGTTTTCGTTCAGTTTCATCGCGGCCACTCAATTTACGAAGTCAATTTGCCCCGCCCCGCTCACGTGAGTGCTGCGCTTGGGCGGGTTGCCGTGGACAGTTATAGCGCCAGCGCCGGAGATATTGGCAACCACGCTCTGGTGGGCCGTCGCCGTGCACTTGCCCGCCCCCGAAATATCGATGGCGACCGAATCCGCGTCGAGCTTTTCCCCGCTCAAGCTCCCCGAGCCGCTGATCGACCCCGCAAAGTTGTGCACCTTCCCGGCAAGGGCCGCCATCGACGAGCCGCTCAAGTCGACCTTCAAGCTATCCTGGTCGAACCCGGAGGCCGCAATCATCGAGCTACCGCTTGACGAAAGCTTGACGAGCTCTGGAAGCGCCAAGGCGACCTTGAGCGGCGAATGGGTGCTGTAGGAGCCGTCCGGGTAGATCCTGAGGATTTTCCCCGATGCTTCCGTTTTGACGAGCGGGAGCACGTTCTCATCCCCCTCGACCGTGAGCGAAGGGGTCGGTCCGACCGTGACCGAGACGTCGAAGGCGCCATCGATCCTGACCTCCGTGACGGCGCCGACCGCGCGATTCTCCGTGACCATTTTCCCGTTTCCCTCGACGACATTGGGAACACCGGCCAGACCGTTCAGGATCAGCATGTTTTTTTCCTGAACGATGAAGTTCGATTGGGCGCTTGCCGCCGTGCTGAAATGCACGACACCGAGCGCCACGAGCAGAAGCTCCAGCCTCATCGCAATCCCCGTCGGTCGAAGTCGAGGCGTCGTTCTCCAATATTCCGGCCTCGCTATTTTGACATGGGAGGCGAAAAATTAGAATGGTAGTCCTGATCCCATTCGGCCGACGAAATGATGGACCCAGCTAAACGGCTCAATATAAATAGGCATTCGTCGCGGGAAACGCCGAGGGCAGGCTCGATGTCGGGTAAAGCTTCCGTTTTTCGAGGGTTTCTGGTCGCCGCCTTGGCGGCGACTGCATGCGGATGCGGTGCTGGCTTCGGACTCACCAAGCAGGGGGCCACCCTGCAGGAATTTTTGGACGATCAGGCCGCCTGCAAGGCCGTTGTGGGAAAGACTTCGGCGCAGCAACCGGTGGCCGCCAAGCCGCCGACGTCGAGCGCGCCCGCTCCGGCACAAGCGGCGGCACAAGCACCCGCTGCAACGCCAGCACCACCTGCGAACCCGACGCCTTCTGCAAACCCGACGCCTTCTCCAAACCCGGCACCCGCTGCGGCGCAACAGCCAAAAACGAACACTCTTGGCCTTCGCGTGATGGATCCGCAAGTCTACAACTGCATGTTGTCGAAAGGCTGGCACCCACCGGGTTAATCCTTTGGCCTTATTTTTGTTACCGCCTCCCCGGTTTCGAACCGCGATTCATGACATATATTTTAGGAGACACGGGCGTGCGCGGGGCGCAAGGCTGAAGCGCTTTGCGCGTATCACCCGTTGAGATCGGAGGATCGGGCATGGGGATCAATCATTTCCCCGAAAGAGTTTGGCGGGAGCGCGGATGTCGACTTGCGGCGCTCGGGGCTGCCTTGGTCGCAACCCTTGTCTTTGCGGCACCCCAAGCTCGGGCCGGTGGGTCGGTTTCGTTTTCCTTCGGCTTACCCATCTATGCGGCACCTCCGGTTGTCTACGGCCCACCGCTCGCCTACGGTCCCCCGCTTGATTATGGGTCATCCGGTTATGCACCGGGCTCTTATTATCCCCCGCCCGCCGGGGCG from Alphaproteobacteria bacterium includes the following:
- a CDS encoding phytanoyl-CoA dioxygenase family protein produces the protein MKLNENQLGDFGRDGFLVLPNLFSAREIASLRAAFETVIGEDSPANVREKRSGEVRTAMALHLRNPIFERLVRHPRLLEPAFQLLGEDVYAQQVKVNVKAAFEGEAWQWHYDFATHHREDGVPRPLALNLHVFLDDVNEFNGPLYFIAGSHRHGPAPAFLDTTSTSYPLWCVGREIVSTLVTEAGLFSATGPAGTALIFGDCLVHASPPNLSPWDRRIFSLIVNPVSNRQTTMQRPEYKHHRDFTPLEPLADDCLMEMRAA
- a CDS encoding DUF2807 domain-containing protein, producing the protein MRLELLLVALGVVHFSTAASAQSNFIVQEKNMLILNGLAGVPNVVEGNGKMVTENRAVGAVTEVRIDGAFDVSVTVGPTPSLTVEGDENVLPLVKTEASGKILRIYPDGSYSTHSPLKVALALPELVKLSSSGSSMIAASGFDQDSLKVDLSGSSMAALAGKVHNFAGSISGSGSLSGEKLDADSVAIDISGAGKCTATAHQSVVANISGAGAITVHGNPPKRSTHVSGAGQIDFVN